From Sinorhizobium sp. RAC02, a single genomic window includes:
- the napA gene encoding periplasmic nitrate reductase subunit alpha → MGSELTRRDILKAQAAGVAAAAAGIALPAAAQPVPGGVSALEIKWDKAPCRFCGTGCGVMVGVKEGKVVATHGDMQAEVNRGLNCIKGYFLSKIMYGADRLTAPLLRKRNGVYAKDGEFEPVTWEEAFDVMAEQCKKVLKEKGPTAVGMFGSGQWTIFEGYAATKLMRAGFRSNNLDPNARHCMASAAYAFMRTFGMDEPMGCYDDFEHADAFVLWGSNMAEMHPILWTRIADRRLGNEHVRVAVLSTFTHRSMDLADIPMVFKPGTDLVILNYIANHIIQTGRVNEDFVRNHTKFVRGVTDIGYGLRPDNPVEVNAANSADPGKTEAIDFEAFKAFVSEYTLEKAVEMTGVEAGFLKQLAELYADPNRKVMSLWTMGFNQHVRGVWANQMVYNLHLLTGKISEPGNSPFSLTGQPSACGTAREVGTFAHRLPADMTVTNPEHRKHAEEIWRIPHGIIPEKPGYHAVQQDRMLKDGKLNFYWVQVNNNVQAAPNTSNETYQGYRNPENFIVVSDPYPTITAMSADLILPAAMWVEKEGAYGNAERRTHVWHQLVQAPGEARSDLWQMVEFSKRFTTDEVWPGELLAANPDYKGKTLYQVLFAESDVAKFPISEVKPEHANNEAQHFGFYLQKGLFEEYATFGRGHGHDLAPYDTYHEVRGLRWPVVDGKETLWRYREGYDPYVKPGEGVKFYGNSDGKAAIIAVPYEPPAESPDAEFDTWLVTGRVLEHWHSGSMTMRVPELFKAFPGALCFMNADDARKRGLNQGAEIRIISRRGEIRSRVETRGRNRVPPGVIFVPWFDASQLINKVTLDATDPISKQTDFKKCAVKIERAV, encoded by the coding sequence ATGGGCAGCGAACTGACGCGGCGTGACATCCTGAAGGCCCAGGCGGCGGGCGTCGCTGCGGCGGCGGCCGGCATAGCACTGCCGGCCGCCGCCCAGCCCGTGCCGGGCGGGGTGAGTGCACTGGAAATCAAGTGGGACAAGGCGCCCTGCCGGTTCTGCGGCACGGGCTGCGGCGTGATGGTGGGCGTCAAGGAGGGCAAGGTCGTCGCCACGCATGGCGACATGCAGGCGGAGGTCAATCGCGGCCTCAACTGTATCAAGGGCTACTTCCTGTCGAAGATCATGTATGGCGCGGACCGCCTGACGGCGCCGCTGCTGCGCAAGCGAAACGGTGTCTACGCCAAGGACGGCGAGTTCGAGCCCGTCACCTGGGAAGAGGCCTTCGACGTGATGGCCGAGCAGTGCAAGAAGGTGCTGAAGGAGAAGGGGCCGACGGCCGTGGGCATGTTCGGTTCCGGCCAATGGACGATCTTCGAGGGCTATGCCGCGACCAAGCTGATGCGCGCAGGCTTCCGCTCGAATAATCTTGATCCGAATGCCCGCCACTGTATGGCGTCCGCCGCCTACGCCTTCATGCGAACCTTCGGCATGGACGAGCCGATGGGTTGCTACGACGATTTCGAACATGCCGACGCCTTCGTGCTGTGGGGCTCGAACATGGCGGAGATGCATCCGATCCTGTGGACGCGCATCGCCGACCGGCGGCTCGGCAACGAGCATGTGCGGGTCGCGGTGCTCTCCACCTTCACCCACCGCAGCATGGACCTCGCCGACATCCCGATGGTCTTCAAGCCGGGCACGGACCTGGTGATCCTGAACTACATCGCCAATCACATCATCCAGACCGGCCGGGTGAACGAGGATTTCGTACGCAACCACACGAAGTTCGTGCGCGGCGTCACGGATATCGGCTATGGGCTGCGGCCCGACAATCCGGTCGAGGTCAATGCCGCCAACTCCGCCGATCCCGGCAAGACCGAGGCGATCGACTTCGAGGCGTTCAAGGCCTTCGTTTCCGAATACACATTGGAAAAGGCCGTGGAGATGACCGGCGTCGAAGCCGGTTTCTTGAAGCAGCTCGCCGAGCTTTACGCTGACCCGAACCGCAAGGTCATGTCGCTCTGGACCATGGGCTTCAACCAGCATGTGCGCGGCGTCTGGGCAAACCAGATGGTCTACAACCTCCATCTCCTGACCGGAAAAATCTCCGAGCCCGGCAACAGCCCGTTTTCACTGACCGGCCAGCCGTCCGCCTGCGGCACGGCGCGCGAGGTCGGCACCTTCGCCCATCGTCTGCCGGCCGACATGACGGTGACCAATCCCGAACACCGCAAGCATGCGGAAGAGATCTGGCGCATTCCGCACGGCATCATCCCGGAAAAGCCGGGTTACCACGCGGTCCAGCAGGATCGCATGCTGAAGGACGGCAAACTCAATTTCTACTGGGTGCAGGTCAACAACAACGTGCAGGCCGCGCCGAACACGTCGAACGAGACCTACCAGGGCTACCGCAACCCGGAAAACTTCATCGTCGTCTCCGACCCCTATCCGACGATCACGGCGATGAGCGCGGACCTCATCCTGCCGGCCGCCATGTGGGTGGAGAAGGAGGGGGCCTACGGCAATGCCGAGCGGCGCACCCATGTCTGGCACCAGCTCGTGCAGGCGCCGGGTGAGGCGCGCTCCGACCTCTGGCAGATGGTGGAGTTTTCCAAGCGCTTCACCACGGACGAGGTCTGGCCGGGGGAGCTGCTTGCCGCCAATCCCGACTACAAGGGCAAGACGCTCTACCAGGTGCTGTTTGCCGAAAGCGACGTGGCAAAGTTCCCGATCAGCGAGGTCAAGCCTGAGCACGCCAACAACGAGGCGCAGCATTTCGGCTTTTACCTGCAGAAGGGGTTGTTCGAGGAATATGCCACCTTCGGCCGCGGCCACGGCCATGATCTGGCGCCCTACGACACCTATCATGAGGTGCGCGGCCTGCGCTGGCCCGTCGTCGACGGCAAGGAAACGCTCTGGCGATACCGCGAGGGCTACGACCCCTATGTGAAACCGGGCGAAGGGGTGAAATTCTACGGCAACTCGGATGGCAAGGCGGCGATCATCGCCGTGCCCTATGAGCCACCGGCGGAATCACCGGACGCCGAGTTCGACACCTGGCTGGTCACCGGCCGGGTGCTGGAGCACTGGCATTCCGGCTCGATGACCATGCGTGTTCCCGAGCTGTTCAAGGCATTCCCCGGCGCCCTCTGCTTCATGAATGCCGACGACGCCCGTAAGCGCGGCCTCAACCAGGGGGCAGAAATCCGCATCATCTCGCGGCGCGGCGAAATCCGCTCGCGCGTCGAGACGCGCGGCCGCAACCGCGTGCCGCCGGGTGTGATCTTCGTGCCGTGGTTCGATGCCAGCCAGCTCATCAACAAGGTCACGCTCGACGCTACCGATCCCATCTCGAAACAGACGGATTTCAAAAAATGCGCAGTCAAGATCGAACGGGCCGTCTGA
- a CDS encoding nitrate reductase cytochrome c-type subunit — MRSQDRTGRLTLGKGWVLAALSAAVIATSAMAQMVPQLSGPQGDAMQTLPADPLPKWIVDDIRRMRAYPEQPPIIPHSIDGYQLSVNANRCLSCHKREFSQDAGAPMISITHYMTREGQMLADVSPRRYFCTACHVPQADKKPLVGNTFKDMSELGVTGAGSE; from the coding sequence ATGCGCAGTCAAGATCGAACGGGCCGTCTGACCCTCGGCAAAGGATGGGTCCTGGCTGCACTCAGCGCAGCCGTCATCGCCACAAGCGCCATGGCACAGATGGTGCCGCAGCTGTCCGGCCCTCAAGGCGACGCGATGCAGACGCTGCCGGCCGATCCGCTGCCGAAGTGGATCGTCGACGACATAAGGCGCATGCGTGCCTATCCCGAGCAGCCGCCGATCATCCCGCATTCGATCGACGGCTACCAGCTTTCGGTCAATGCCAATCGCTGTCTTTCCTGCCACAAGCGCGAGTTCTCGCAGGATGCCGGCGCGCCGATGATCAGCATCACCCATTACATGACGCGCGAGGGCCAGATGCTCGCCGACGTTTCGCCGCGCCGCTACTTTTGCACCGCATGCCATGTGCCGCAGGCGGACAAGAAGCCGCTCGTCGGCAACACGTTCAAGGATATGAGCGAACTCGGTGTCACCGGGGCGGGAAGTGAGTGA
- a CDS encoding NapC/NirT family cytochrome c gives MARIKAILLWVWTVSTTPAATLSLAFLTLGGFVGGVMFWGAFNTALELTNTEKFCTSCHEMKDNVYQELTRTVHFTNRSGVRASCPDCHVPHEWTDKIARKMQASKEVWGKIFGTINTREKFLNHRLELAKHEWARLKANDSLECRNCHSAVAMDFTKQTQRAADIHSKYLLPGKATCIDCHKGIAHELPNMEGVEPGWKMPRELEGKELSAASNDAIGDLREAVASAHGTTGF, from the coding sequence GTGGCGCGCATCAAGGCAATACTTCTCTGGGTCTGGACCGTGTCGACAACGCCGGCGGCGACGCTCAGCCTCGCTTTCCTGACTCTCGGCGGCTTCGTCGGCGGGGTGATGTTCTGGGGCGCCTTCAACACCGCGCTGGAACTGACCAACACCGAAAAGTTCTGCACCTCGTGCCATGAGATGAAGGACAACGTCTACCAGGAGCTGACGAGAACGGTGCACTTCACCAACCGCTCCGGCGTGCGTGCCTCCTGCCCGGATTGTCATGTGCCGCACGAATGGACCGACAAGATTGCCCGCAAGATGCAGGCTTCGAAGGAGGTTTGGGGAAAAATCTTCGGCACGATCAACACGCGCGAAAAATTCCTGAACCACCGGCTGGAACTGGCGAAGCACGAATGGGCGCGCCTGAAGGCAAACGACAGTCTGGAATGCCGCAACTGCCACTCCGCTGTCGCGATGGACTTCACCAAACAAACCCAGCGCGCCGCCGACATTCATTCCAAGTATCTCTTGCCCGGCAAGGCGACCTGTATCGACTGCCACAAGGGCATTGCGCACGAGCTGCCGAACATGGAAGGGGTCGAGCCCGGCTGGAAGATGCCAAGGGAGCTTGAAGGCAAGGAATTGTCCGCCGCGTCGAACGATGCGATCGGCGACCTTCGCGAGGCCGTTGCTAGCGCGCATGGCACGACGGGATTCTAA
- a CDS encoding glutathione S-transferase family protein, producing MKLYFSRNPNPRLAVAVARFLHAEVAFEFATPRASGQAARYLPLNPNLLLPILELPNRSLWESDAIACWFSRNAGSNFWRTDDDEPDMIRWISWSKDNFVKACDMVHWERGTKQRYGICPCDDQLVDEGLREFHKAAAILENALSDRLWLVGDTISFADFRMGTFLPFNDAARLPIDDYPAIRRWSEQLEKLDAWREPFKGLAAPDLPPLPVESAVGANSPQ from the coding sequence ATGAAATTGTATTTCAGCCGCAATCCCAATCCACGCTTGGCCGTCGCCGTTGCGCGGTTTCTCCATGCGGAGGTCGCCTTCGAGTTTGCGACGCCCCGGGCGTCCGGCCAGGCGGCCCGCTACCTGCCACTCAACCCGAACCTGCTGCTGCCGATACTGGAGCTTCCCAATCGTTCGCTTTGGGAAAGCGACGCGATCGCCTGCTGGTTTTCCCGCAATGCCGGCTCCAACTTCTGGCGAACGGACGATGACGAACCGGACATGATCCGCTGGATCAGCTGGAGCAAGGATAACTTCGTCAAGGCTTGCGACATGGTGCATTGGGAGCGTGGCACCAAGCAGCGATATGGTATCTGCCCCTGCGACGACCAGCTGGTCGATGAGGGGCTGCGGGAGTTTCACAAGGCGGCCGCCATCCTTGAGAACGCACTGTCGGATCGCCTCTGGCTGGTCGGAGACACCATCTCCTTTGCCGATTTTCGCATGGGGACATTTTTGCCGTTCAACGATGCCGCGCGGCTGCCGATCGATGATTATCCCGCGATACGACGCTGGTCCGAGCAGCTTGAAAAGCTCGACGCGTGGCGTGAACCGTTCAAGGGCCTCGCCGCCCCCGATCTGCCGCCTCTTCCGGTCGAAAGCGCGGTCGGCGCAAACAGCCCGCAGTAA
- a CDS encoding LrgB family protein: MTEGLWVYLATSPLLWLVTTLVVWLAATAIAGLSPGNPLLNPIMLSIAVIAAILCIARIDYDAYFKGAQFIHFLLGPATVALGIPLYEKLSLVKSNLVPMLCSLVVGSLTAVGSTVFLSQLFGFSPDVVASLAPKSTTAAVAMAISSGLSGDPALTAAVVVLTGICGAIVVTPMMNAMRIKDFSARGFAVGLASHGIGTARAYSVDPVAGLFSGIAMGFNAVLTSLIVHIFL; encoded by the coding sequence ATGACTGAAGGGCTCTGGGTCTATCTTGCGACGTCGCCCCTCCTCTGGCTGGTCACGACGCTCGTCGTCTGGCTGGCCGCCACCGCCATCGCCGGCCTCAGCCCCGGCAATCCGCTGCTCAACCCGATCATGCTGTCGATTGCGGTCATCGCCGCCATTCTCTGCATCGCCAGGATTGACTACGACGCCTACTTCAAGGGCGCGCAGTTCATCCATTTCCTGCTCGGGCCGGCCACTGTGGCACTCGGCATCCCGCTTTACGAGAAACTCTCGCTTGTGAAGAGTAACCTCGTTCCCATGCTTTGCTCCCTCGTCGTCGGTAGCCTCACGGCGGTAGGGTCGACGGTGTTCCTGAGCCAGCTGTTCGGCTTCTCGCCCGATGTCGTCGCCTCGCTCGCGCCGAAATCCACGACGGCGGCCGTTGCCATGGCCATCTCCTCCGGGTTGAGCGGCGATCCGGCGCTGACCGCAGCCGTGGTCGTTCTCACCGGCATTTGCGGTGCGATCGTCGTCACGCCGATGATGAACGCCATGCGCATCAAGGACTTCAGCGCCCGCGGTTTTGCGGTCGGTCTCGCTTCGCACGGGATCGGCACGGCACGCGCCTATTCAGTCGATCCGGTCGCGGGGTTGTTTTCGGGGATCGCCATGGGGTTCAATGCCGTCCTGACATCCCTCATCGTCCATATCTTCCTATGA
- a CDS encoding CidA/LrgA family protein, translating to MLIGITVLLVFQLIGEVTAYFLNGYVPGPVIGMAMAAVALTLTGGVKILRPAHQQTIDTSKVVLANLGILFVPAGVGIIQHLDLIRNSGFELLAIVILSTVITLTVTVWVFILVKRLSGGYAND from the coding sequence ATGCTTATCGGGATTACAGTTCTTCTCGTCTTTCAGTTGATCGGCGAGGTTACCGCCTATTTTCTGAACGGATATGTGCCGGGACCTGTCATCGGCATGGCAATGGCCGCCGTGGCCCTCACCCTCACCGGTGGCGTCAAAATCCTGCGGCCGGCCCATCAACAGACCATCGACACATCCAAGGTGGTGCTTGCCAATCTCGGCATCCTTTTCGTGCCGGCCGGGGTGGGCATCATCCAGCATCTCGATCTCATCCGTAACAGCGGCTTTGAACTCCTCGCCATCGTCATCCTGTCCACGGTCATCACGCTCACCGTCACGGTCTGGGTTTTCATCCTGGTGAAGCGGCTTTCCGGAGGCTACGCCAATGACTGA
- a CDS encoding amidohydrolase: MTLAEMIAASNAPAVLVRRDLHRYPETAFLEYRTASRIAAYLDHLGFAVRTGREVMDAEIVIDPPSREQVEDAKRLALAAGGDAAWMERMPDGLTGIVADYRFGDGPTVAFRFDMDALPVSETEAEAHQPNAEDYRSRFAGRMHACGHDGHVGIGLALARRLAQEKGLDGTLRLIFQPAEESARGAAPMVAGGAVEGVDHLFVGHLGCLLPSGKIAASAVGFLFSSRFAVTFRGAVAHAAMGPQEGRNALLAGASAALGLHGISRFSGAETFVNVGVLRAGTAFNIIADTCEMLVEVRANSHAAHDYMVERLHAVIEGAAAMHQCAVDTVRKSHMPGNENSPEAVALIADVATGLPGVTEVLPEWSIGGGDDACLMIRRVRETGGTAAYCIIGSDIPAVHHAADFDIDENALETGVALFAGVAQRLLRPRG, from the coding sequence ATGACCCTTGCCGAGATGATCGCCGCCAGCAATGCGCCCGCCGTGCTCGTTCGCCGCGACCTGCACCGCTACCCGGAAACCGCTTTCCTGGAATACCGCACCGCCTCGCGCATCGCCGCCTATCTTGATCACCTGGGCTTTGCCGTGCGCACCGGCCGCGAAGTGATGGACGCCGAGATCGTCATCGATCCGCCGTCACGCGAACAGGTTGAAGACGCCAAGCGCCTGGCGCTCGCCGCAGGCGGCGATGCAGCATGGATGGAGCGCATGCCCGACGGCCTGACCGGCATCGTCGCCGACTACCGCTTTGGAGACGGTCCCACTGTCGCCTTCCGCTTCGACATGGACGCCCTGCCGGTCAGCGAAACCGAGGCGGAAGCCCATCAGCCGAATGCCGAGGACTATCGCTCGCGCTTTGCCGGCCGCATGCATGCCTGCGGCCATGACGGCCATGTTGGTATCGGTCTCGCCCTTGCCCGGCGGCTCGCGCAGGAAAAGGGCCTCGACGGAACCCTGCGCCTGATCTTCCAGCCGGCCGAGGAAAGTGCGCGCGGCGCAGCACCCATGGTGGCAGGCGGAGCGGTCGAGGGCGTGGATCATCTGTTCGTCGGCCACCTCGGCTGCCTGCTGCCCTCCGGCAAGATCGCCGCGAGCGCTGTCGGCTTCCTCTTCTCCAGCCGTTTCGCCGTCACCTTCCGCGGTGCCGTCGCGCATGCGGCGATGGGTCCGCAGGAGGGCCGCAACGCGCTCCTCGCCGGTGCATCGGCAGCACTCGGGCTGCACGGCATTTCCCGTTTTTCCGGCGCGGAGACATTCGTCAATGTCGGCGTGCTGCGCGCGGGCACCGCCTTCAACATCATCGCCGATACCTGCGAGATGCTGGTGGAGGTGCGCGCCAACAGTCACGCCGCCCACGACTATATGGTCGAACGGCTTCATGCGGTGATCGAAGGCGCCGCCGCCATGCATCAATGCGCGGTCGACACCGTGCGCAAGAGCCACATGCCTGGCAACGAAAACAGCCCGGAGGCCGTTGCCTTGATTGCCGACGTCGCGACCGGCCTGCCCGGCGTCACCGAGGTCCTGCCGGAATGGTCGATCGGCGGCGGCGACGATGCTTGCCTGATGATCCGCCGCGTGCGCGAAACCGGCGGCACCGCCGCCTACTGTATCATCGGTAGCGACATCCCCGCCGTGCACCATGCCGCCGATTTCGACATCGACGAAAACGCACTCGAAACCGGCGTCGCGCTGTTTGCCGGCGTCGCACAACGGCTCCTTCGGCCCCGCGGGTGA
- a CDS encoding DMT family transporter yields MSVSAAAAPMRNDLLLPAIFVPLWSSGFVLARLVAPHAEPLTFLAVRFALALLALAAIALWKGAAWPGTAREWGQALLAGVLIHGLYLGWVFWSVANGLPTAISALMAGMQPLLVTLLAGRVLGERMSRRGAIGILVGAFGTLVTLAPKLGATEAGGIPLLPLAICLGGVLSLTLGSIFVKRTAIAADPLTNTAAQYVGALVPTALVLPFVGGPAFDTTALPLWIGLAWSVFGMSLGAVLLLLHMIRKGALSKVSSLFFLVPGVSALMAWIGFGESLTVIQIAGLSIATVGVSLASRG; encoded by the coding sequence GTGAGCGTGTCCGCCGCAGCCGCACCCATGCGCAACGACCTGCTCCTGCCCGCGATCTTCGTGCCGCTCTGGTCGAGCGGCTTCGTTTTGGCGCGGCTTGTTGCGCCGCATGCCGAACCTCTCACTTTCCTTGCCGTGCGCTTTGCGCTGGCGCTGCTGGCGCTTGCCGCCATCGCGCTCTGGAAGGGCGCCGCCTGGCCCGGCACGGCACGGGAATGGGGGCAGGCTTTGCTTGCCGGCGTCCTGATCCACGGCCTCTATCTCGGCTGGGTCTTCTGGTCCGTGGCCAATGGCCTGCCAACGGCAATCTCGGCACTGATGGCCGGCATGCAGCCGCTGCTCGTGACACTCCTTGCCGGCCGAGTGCTCGGAGAGCGCATGTCGCGGCGCGGTGCCATCGGCATTCTCGTCGGGGCCTTCGGCACGCTCGTCACGCTGGCACCGAAGCTCGGCGCAACGGAGGCCGGCGGCATTCCGCTCCTCCCGCTCGCCATCTGCCTTGGCGGCGTTCTGTCCCTCACGCTCGGCTCGATCTTCGTGAAGCGCACGGCGATTGCCGCCGATCCGCTCACCAACACCGCCGCGCAATATGTCGGCGCCCTCGTGCCGACGGCGCTCGTCCTGCCTTTCGTCGGCGGGCCGGCCTTCGACACCACGGCGCTGCCGCTGTGGATTGGCCTCGCCTGGTCGGTCTTCGGCATGTCGCTCGGAGCGGTCCTGCTGCTCCTGCACATGATCCGGAAGGGCGCTCTGTCAAAAGTGTCCTCGCTGTTCTTCCTCGTGCCCGGCGTCTCGGCCCTGATGGCCTGGATCGGCTTTGGCGAAAGCCTCACCGTGATACAGATCGCCGGCCTTTCCATCGCGACGGTCGGCGTCTCGCTCGCCAGCCGCGGCTAA
- a CDS encoding adenine deaminase C-terminal domain-containing protein — translation MTGKTDTRDLDDETLREAAVAAARGDRPFDMLIRGGTLIDMVTGERRAVDIGLVGPLIASVHPQDARLDAHETIDASGLILSPGLIDTHMHVESSMITPAAYAAATLPRGVTTLVWDPHELGNVHGITGIDWAAEAARALPQRHVLLAPSCVPSAPGLEVAGADFSAETIATLLARPEIGGIAEVMDMRAVIEGRARMNAILAAGRHAGKPIHGHARSIAGPELEAFITAGISSDHEIVSGEDLLAKLRAGLTIELRGSHDHLLPECVAALNTLPQLPQTLTLCTDDVFPDDLFEAGGLDDVVRRLVRYGMTPERALQAATLNAARRIGRNDLGLIAPGRRADIVLFEDLTEFRAKLVLSSGRIVARDGALTEPAHEIDAAPLQGSMHLAPLREEDFRIPCAGTEATVALIAEPRFTEWAEAVATVSDGFIVPPDGTTLIAVAHRHGRADARPRVGLLSGWGTWRGALATTVSHDSHNLTVFGGNPGDMAVAANAVIAAGGGMAVALDGKVLAVLELPLSGLLSDAPLEDVARAFAAVRTAADSIVDWQPPYLVFKAVFGATLACNAGPHQTDRGIADGTTGALLETPILSVRHGA, via the coding sequence GTGACCGGCAAGACCGATACTCGCGATCTCGACGACGAAACCCTGCGTGAAGCCGCCGTTGCGGCCGCGCGCGGAGACCGCCCCTTCGACATGCTGATCCGCGGTGGAACGCTGATCGACATGGTGACCGGCGAGCGCCGCGCCGTCGATATCGGCCTCGTCGGCCCACTGATCGCTAGCGTGCACCCGCAGGATGCCCGTCTCGACGCCCACGAGACGATCGACGCCAGCGGCCTGATCCTCTCGCCCGGCCTCATCGACACGCACATGCACGTCGAGAGCTCGATGATCACCCCGGCCGCCTATGCCGCGGCCACCCTGCCGCGCGGCGTGACGACGCTCGTCTGGGACCCGCATGAGCTGGGCAATGTGCATGGCATAACCGGCATCGACTGGGCGGCCGAGGCCGCCCGCGCCCTGCCGCAGCGCCATGTGTTGCTCGCCCCCTCCTGCGTGCCCTCCGCGCCGGGTCTTGAAGTCGCCGGCGCCGATTTTTCCGCCGAGACCATCGCAACGCTGCTCGCCCGGCCGGAAATCGGCGGTATCGCCGAGGTCATGGACATGCGCGCCGTCATTGAAGGCCGCGCGCGGATGAACGCCATTCTTGCCGCCGGCCGCCACGCGGGCAAGCCGATCCACGGCCACGCCCGCAGCATCGCGGGGCCGGAGCTTGAGGCCTTCATTACTGCCGGCATCAGCTCCGACCACGAGATCGTCTCCGGCGAGGACCTGCTCGCAAAACTGCGCGCCGGTCTCACCATCGAGCTGCGCGGCTCGCATGATCACCTGCTGCCCGAATGCGTCGCCGCCCTCAACACGCTGCCGCAGTTGCCCCAGACCCTGACGCTCTGCACCGACGATGTCTTCCCGGACGATCTTTTCGAGGCCGGCGGTCTCGACGACGTGGTGCGCCGCCTCGTCCGCTACGGAATGACGCCCGAACGGGCCTTGCAGGCCGCAACACTCAACGCCGCACGGCGGATCGGGCGCAACGACCTCGGCCTCATCGCCCCCGGCCGTCGCGCCGATATCGTGCTCTTCGAGGACCTGACGGAGTTCCGGGCGAAACTGGTCTTGAGCAGCGGCCGGATCGTTGCGCGGGACGGCGCACTTACCGAACCCGCCCACGAAATCGACGCGGCACCGCTGCAAGGCTCCATGCATCTCGCCCCATTGCGCGAAGAGGATTTCCGCATTCCGTGTGCGGGAACCGAGGCGACTGTCGCTCTTATCGCCGAGCCCCGCTTCACCGAATGGGCCGAGGCGGTCGCGACCGTTTCGGACGGCTTCATCGTGCCGCCCGACGGCACGACGCTGATTGCCGTCGCCCACCGCCATGGGCGGGCGGATGCGCGCCCGCGCGTTGGCCTGCTCTCCGGCTGGGGCACATGGCGCGGAGCGCTTGCGACCACCGTCTCGCACGACAGCCACAACCTCACCGTCTTCGGCGGCAATCCGGGCGACATGGCCGTCGCCGCGAACGCAGTGATCGCGGCAGGTGGCGGCATGGCCGTCGCGCTAGACGGCAAGGTGCTTGCCGTGCTCGAACTGCCGCTTTCAGGCCTTCTCTCCGATGCGCCGCTTGAGGACGTCGCCCGCGCCTTCGCCGCCGTGCGAACCGCGGCGGACAGCATCGTCGACTGGCAACCACCCTACCTGGTGTTCAAGGCCGTCTTCGGCGCGACGCTCGCCTGCAATGCCGGCCCCCACCAGACCGACCGCGGCATTGCCGACGGCACGACCGGCGCCCTGTTGGAAACGCCGATCCTCAGCGTAAGGCATGGGGCGTGA
- a CDS encoding nucleoside hydrolase produces the protein MGVWIDTDMGFDDIAAILVVARGAEPIDGISLVFGNSGFRQVRQNAASAAAAFGWTFPIHDGRALPVLGRLETAENILSEAGMLTAGRSLPPAPLPPESDAFTALCHWLEAATEPRRILALGPLTNIAALALARPDLTEKIADLTWMGGGVTAGNHTASAEFNAFADPEALAIVLAHGLPLRMVDLDLCRKIIAFPDDTTPVRDAGGRNAALLADLFAGYISIGASRGRAGMAVYDPCAAVAFVCSQAVTFTEARIDVELSGLLTRGRTVVDVRAPQEKRNAVFATDIDVVAARSLILGALTEEARQ, from the coding sequence ATGGGTGTGTGGATCGACACCGACATGGGCTTCGACGACATCGCCGCCATCCTCGTGGTGGCGCGGGGCGCCGAGCCGATCGACGGCATCTCGCTGGTCTTCGGCAATTCCGGCTTCCGCCAAGTGCGGCAGAACGCAGCCTCGGCCGCCGCTGCCTTCGGCTGGACCTTCCCAATCCACGACGGCCGCGCCCTGCCGGTGCTCGGCCGGCTGGAAACCGCGGAAAACATCCTGAGCGAAGCCGGCATGCTGACCGCCGGCCGCAGCCTGCCGCCGGCTCCGCTGCCGCCGGAAAGCGACGCCTTCACCGCCCTCTGCCACTGGCTGGAGGCTGCCACGGAGCCGCGCCGCATCCTCGCTCTCGGCCCGCTGACCAACATTGCGGCCCTGGCGCTCGCCCGGCCGGATCTGACCGAGAAGATCGCCGACCTCACCTGGATGGGCGGCGGCGTCACCGCCGGCAACCACACGGCCTCGGCCGAATTCAACGCCTTTGCCGACCCCGAAGCGCTGGCGATCGTGCTCGCCCATGGCCTGCCGCTGCGGATGGTCGATCTCGACCTCTGCCGCAAGATCATCGCCTTTCCGGACGACACTACGCCCGTTCGCGATGCGGGCGGCAGGAATGCAGCACTTCTCGCCGACCTCTTCGCCGGCTACATTTCCATTGGAGCCAGCCGTGGCCGGGCCGGCATGGCGGTCTACGATCCCTGCGCCGCCGTCGCCTTCGTGTGCTCGCAGGCCGTGACCTTCACCGAGGCCCGCATCGACGTGGAACTGTCCGGCCTGCTGACGCGTGGTCGAACGGTAGTGGATGTGCGTGCGCCGCAGGAGAAACGCAACGCCGTCTTCGCCACAGACATCGATGTCGTGGCCGCCCGCAGCCTCATTCTCGGCGCACTGACCGAGGAGGCGCGACAGTGA